The genomic region CTACTTGGTGCGCGATCGCCTACATAGGCGAGCAGATCAGTATTTTGCTGACAGCGGGGTTGATTGCATTTCTACTTAACTATCCTGTCAAACTGCTGAAACCCTTTTTGCCCCGCACTTTGGCAGCAGGTCTGGTATATTTAGTAGCAGGCATAGCGGTGGTATTTATTGCCCTGACGCTGGTGCCGCCAGTGTTTAACCAAGGGCGACAATTGCTGACGAATTTACCGTCTCTGGTGGAGTCTGCACAGCAGCAATTAGACAACTTTCAAATCTGGAGTTTCGAGCATAATTTGCCGTTTGATGTGCGGACTTTAGCTTCGCAACAGTTGGCGCGAGTACAAGCTCAAGTAGAAGCGATCGCAGCCACAGGCTTTGGCTTGGTATTAGGTACGTTTAACTGGTTTCTGGACTTAATTCTAATTGTGGTGATCTCGTTTTATATGCTCATTGATGGCGATAGAGTTTGGCGAAGTCTAACCAGTATTTTCTCGGCACCAATCCAAACAGAGTTGACAAAATCCCTGCAACGCAATCTCCAGCGGTTTGTTTCCGGTCAATTGCTGTTGGGTTTGTTTATGGCGGTGACTTTGAGTTTGGCATTTTGGTTGCTGCGGGTTTCCTTTTTTCTAGTATTTGCCGTGTTTATCGGCGTTATGGAAGTGATTCCTTTTGTGGGGGCGAGTTTAGGAATTGGGGCGGTAGTAATTGTGGTAGCGTTTATTAACTGGTGGCAGGCGCTGCAAGTTTTGACGGTGGCGATCGCAATTCAGCAAGTGAAAGATAATTTGTTAGCGCCCCGACTCATGGGCAATTTAACTGGTTTGTCGCCTGTAATTATATTCGTTTCTCTGCTGTTAGGTGCCAAAGTGGGAGGAGTGTTGGGGGTAATTCTGGCGATTCCGATGACGGGTGTGGTGAAAAGCGTTGCCGAAATTGTGTTTGAGCCGACTTTACCGCCTCAAACCGGATCGTTCTTTCACAACCCCTTTGACAGGGAACCTTTAGCGCTTGCTTCCGGCGAACCCCAAGCTAGAGTCTCTACAGGTTCACAGCTTTCTGAAAATGCCAACGTTAGGAACGATACATCAGCGCCAAGCTGACCCTAGAGCCATTTATCTATAAATAGCCATTCCTGATAGAATGGAAATCCCTTGCTACTTCAGCCGCAGGTGCATGACTGTTTACCCAATTGGTCAACAGGTCATCCGTTATTGACTGCATTCTTTCCGATGCCCCATGCCCAAACCAGCTGAAAGTAGCCTTATTGTCCATAAGGAGAACATTGAAATGAATATCTACGAAACAATGTTTATCTTGCGTCCCGATCTCGGAGAAGAGCAAGTTAATCAGGCGGTCGAGAAATATCAAAACCTGCTGCGCGATCAAGGAGCCCAAGAAATTGAAATCCAGAATCGTGGTAAGCACCGTCTGGCTTACGAAATCAAAAGACAGCGGGATGGCGTCTACATCCAGATGAACTACAAGGGTAATGGCATCTTTGTAGCTCCCTTAGAACGGTCTATGCGTCTGAGCGATGAGGTGATTCGCTACCTGACTCTCAAGCAGGAAGAACCCTCAGTAAAACCAGAGCCCGCTGAAGTAGAAGCCTAGGGGCTAGGCTTCGACGTGAGCGCTCAGCCGAACGGGGCTAGGGACTAGGAAAGTCAAAAGTCAAAAGTCAAAAGGGAAGCGGGGAAGATTTCAGGTTTCAAATAAAATCTGAAATCTCAAATCTGAAATCTCAAATGCCTACTTCCCTCTGAGCATGGTAGAATTAGCCATATTTGGCAACACAATTGGCCTGTGTTGCCTCCACCACCGGCAAGATCGTCGCAGAGGAGTTGTGAGCTTTTGTGAGCCAAACTGACACCTATACCCAACAAGCCCTACAATCAGAGGTATCCCACCTGCACGAAGAGTTGCAGCTGCGAGACCAACTGGTTCAACAGTTATCCCAAGAACTGTTCCGCCTGGTAAAAGGAAATACAACTTTCCTTCCCACTCCAGAGGTTTCCGATCGCAATCAGTCTCAAATGCTGGCCCTGCGGGAACAACTGCAAGGAGTCGAGCAGCAGGTGACATTTTACCAAGAGCAGATTTCCGATCGCGATGGGGAAATCTATCACCTGCGCCAAACTGTCCAAGAATTGACAGACCGCAGCCGGATGTTGGAACAGGTGGTACAGGAACTACCTCAAATTTATCGCCAGAAGTTTGCCGAACGCCTAGTTCCAGTCAAAGAGAAACTGGCTCAGCTACAACGGGAAAACCGACAACTGCACGCAGAACTGCAAACTGTAAGCTATCGTCTGGCTGTGAAAAACCGCAGCACTGATGGCAAACTCGATCTGCCTAGCTTCCCACGGCTGGGTTCCGGTCGGGCCAGTCTGCCTAGCTTCGGGAATGCTTGAAGTCTGGCTCGTAGTTGAGGCGGAGGTGAATGCGATCGACAAAGCGGTTGTTTCATCTCCTACTACCTCTGCTATGGTGGAGGCTCTGAAAGAAGCTATGGCAACTCATCCGGTCAGAAGTGCTGTAGCGCGAGTAGTTAGCTCTGGCGATCTGGATAATTTATACTCAAGCTATCTCTACGGTGGCAATTTGGTGGAAAGCCGGGATGAAACTGAAATTATCCTGTGTCCTTTGACGCTGAATCTTCCAACTACTTTTTCATTTCCCCATCAGAAAATCTATCAAGCTTGTCGCGATGTGGTGGGTTTGCGGCAACAGGTCGATCGGCAATTGGGATACGCAATCGGAGATGGTTGCTTTTGGCTCCCAGTGGTGCTGACGGGGAAAGGGCCTCTCTATGGTGAAGCGATCGGTCTGCGTGAGCAAACGACTGATGGGTCTTTGGGCGATCGTGATTCTACCCTTTGCTTGAGCTACTCTCAACCGATACATCTGTGCGATGCTAAGCGACAGAGAATCTACAAACTAGCTCACAGACTACTGCAATTACTCGCAGCACCACCAGCAACCTACTTGGTGCAATTTAGTTTTCAAGGCGAAGATATTTGCTTTGACCGACTTTGGCCGTTTCCTGCCGCACCTGCTCTAGCAAGTCAAGGCGTCCAATCACCCGATCTGTTCGCCTGCCATTGGCACTGCTTGACCGATCGGCCCCTGTTCGACCTCGCGATCGTACCTTGAATCCGGGGAATCTCACTAATGACTACTGACAGCGGAAGAAGGGGCTAGGGGCTAGGGGCTAGGGGCTAGGGGGAAGAGGGGAAGAGATTTACAACTGACAACTGACCACTGACCACTGACAACTGACCACTGACTAAGTTCGTTGACAACCTTACCATAATTACGTCAAGATTAGAAGAAGTATTAAACTTTGTAAAGGCTGGTGTAAATGTCTTTGGAAGTTATATCCGTAGAGACTATTCAGCAAATTGCCGATCAATACGGCTACTGGGCGGTATTCCTGGGAATTTTGCTAGAAAATCTGGGACTTCCCTTGCCGGGTGAAACGATTACTCTAGCAGGGGGGTTTTTGGCAGGCAGCGGTAAGCTAAACTACTGGATTGTGTTGGGTAGTGCGATCGCAGGCGCATTTCTCGGCGGTAACTGCGGCTATTGGATTGGCCGATATGGCGGCTGGCCTTTACTCTTGAGTGTAGGAAAAATCTTCCGGATGCGCGAAGAGAAACTCTTAGAACTTAAGCAGCAATTCAGCGAAAATTCGGGAAAAACTGTCTTTATCGCTCGATTCATTGCCCTGCTGCGGATATTCGCCAGCCCATTAGCCGGAATTGCAGAAATGCCCTTCCTCAAGTTTATGCTTTATAACTTTGCTGGGGCAACCGCATGGGCATTAGTGATGGTAACTTTATCATTTTTTGCAGGGCAAGTCGTTCCCCTAGAGAAATTAGTCGCTTGGGTCGCTGAATTTGCCGTTGTAGCTTTACTGCTAGCAATTGCCTGGATTTTCGTGCCCATCTGGTTGGAGTCCCGTCAGGTCAAAAAATCATACACCAAAGAACTGAAACAACCAGACTAATCAAAATGATATTCCTCATTGTTTAACCTCCCAACCCCCCTCTTTGCCTGTGGAGAGGGGGGTGTTTTGCGCCTTTACCAATTCCCAAATGCCCAAAAGTCTCAACGGTCTTTTGCTGGTGGGTCTACTTTTGCTAATTCCTGCCAGCGCTCATCCAAATGTTCGCGTTCAATCTCCCAAAACGCTAACAGCCGACTCTGGCGGCAATATCCTTACTCGCGATGAGTTGTATTTTGGCTTATCAAAACCAGGAGGGGCAAAGATTTCCGAGGCTGAATGGCAGATGTTTTTGCAGCGGGTAATCACACCTCACTTTCCGGAAGGACTAACTGTGCTGGATGCCTACGGACAGTATCTCAATAAAAAAGGCCAATTGAATAAAGAGAAAACTAAGTTAGTTATTTTGCTGTACCAAAACAGCGACGTTAAAAATCAGTTAATTGAAGAAATTATCGCTAAGTATAAGCAGGATTTTCACCAAGAGTCTGTTCTCCGCGTGACGAGTTCTGCTAAAGTTTCTTTCTGAATAGGTATACTCCACTATCTTTAAAATCCTTTAAAAATGTCCTCTAGTACCATGATGCGTTCTCTTCGGTAAACACTAAGCCAAAAATAGGTTAACTACCGAAACAGATCGCTCTTACTTTAGGTACAAAATTGGATCGTGACTGATGTTACATAAAATAGCAATACTTTACAAACACCGCCCAGGAAGGAAGCTGGGCGGGTTCTGTTGTAAAAAAGGGTAAGATTCTAGAATTAGTGTCACGAATGGATTCTTGCAGGAGATTAAGGATGGGCGTAGCGGTCGGTATGGTTGAAGTGAAGGGTCTTCCTCCCGCTCTAGCGGTGGCAGACGCGATGGTTAAAGCTGCCAACGTGACACTGGTCTATGTAGAAAAGGTTAGTAGCGCTCGCTACACAGTCATCGTGCGAGGGGATGTCTCTGAGGTGCAAGCCTCTGTTGCTGCTGGGGTAGAGTCCGTAGGGCGAGTCAATACAGAAGAGAAGCTATTGCTCTCTTACCATATTATTGCTCGCCCCCATGAAAATGTGGAGACCGTTTTGCCAATCCATTATAGAACAGCAGTGGAACAGTTTCGAGTCTAATCGAGATAACTGAGCTAGTCGAAAGCTCTGAGCGTAACTGCTCCTCATCTGGTATATCAAAAGGTGTACCAGATGTAGGTATAAGATGATACTTTTTGCGTAAAATTTAAATATTGTTTTTTAAGGAAGCATAAAGGGTGTTTGAAAAGTTGGCAGTGGAGTGAGAAACCGGGTTTATTTGGCTGCACCAGACGCTTTTCTTGCCCCGCGCTTAAGCCTAAGTTAGTCTCTAGGCTGGCTGGATTGCCTTGGGTAGCTTAATTTCACCAGTTTTTCACATTTTCTTAGTTAAGATAGTAATAGGGCTTAGTTTTGGGAGATGGAACTTTTTCGAGCCAAATTTATCTAAATACCCTATAATGTTAATTTTATTAAATTTTTACAATACATAAATATACACTAATTGTTTTTGCCCAAATCGTT from Argonema galeatum A003/A1 harbors:
- the rpsF gene encoding 30S ribosomal protein S6, with amino-acid sequence MNIYETMFILRPDLGEEQVNQAVEKYQNLLRDQGAQEIEIQNRGKHRLAYEIKRQRDGVYIQMNYKGNGIFVAPLERSMRLSDEVIRYLTLKQEEPSVKPEPAEVEA
- a CDS encoding DUF3574 domain-containing protein; the protein is MPKSLNGLLLVGLLLLIPASAHPNVRVQSPKTLTADSGGNILTRDELYFGLSKPGGAKISEAEWQMFLQRVITPHFPEGLTVLDAYGQYLNKKGQLNKEKTKLVILLYQNSDVKNQLIEEIIAKYKQDFHQESVLRVTSSAKVSF
- a CDS encoding Npun_F5560 family protein; the protein is MSQTDTYTQQALQSEVSHLHEELQLRDQLVQQLSQELFRLVKGNTTFLPTPEVSDRNQSQMLALREQLQGVEQQVTFYQEQISDRDGEIYHLRQTVQELTDRSRMLEQVVQELPQIYRQKFAERLVPVKEKLAQLQRENRQLHAELQTVSYRLAVKNRSTDGKLDLPSFPRLGSGRASLPSFGNA
- a CDS encoding carbon dioxide-concentrating mechanism protein CcmK: MGVAVGMVEVKGLPPALAVADAMVKAANVTLVYVEKVSSARYTVIVRGDVSEVQASVAAGVESVGRVNTEEKLLLSYHIIARPHENVETVLPIHYRTAVEQFRV
- a CDS encoding DedA family protein; this translates as MSLEVISVETIQQIADQYGYWAVFLGILLENLGLPLPGETITLAGGFLAGSGKLNYWIVLGSAIAGAFLGGNCGYWIGRYGGWPLLLSVGKIFRMREEKLLELKQQFSENSGKTVFIARFIALLRIFASPLAGIAEMPFLKFMLYNFAGATAWALVMVTLSFFAGQVVPLEKLVAWVAEFAVVALLLAIAWIFVPIWLESRQVKKSYTKELKQPD
- a CDS encoding AI-2E family transporter; the encoded protein is MKPVTIFTPFQQFLITWLLILSAGWATWCAIAYIGEQISILLTAGLIAFLLNYPVKLLKPFLPRTLAAGLVYLVAGIAVVFIALTLVPPVFNQGRQLLTNLPSLVESAQQQLDNFQIWSFEHNLPFDVRTLASQQLARVQAQVEAIAATGFGLVLGTFNWFLDLILIVVISFYMLIDGDRVWRSLTSIFSAPIQTELTKSLQRNLQRFVSGQLLLGLFMAVTLSLAFWLLRVSFFLVFAVFIGVMEVIPFVGASLGIGAVVIVVAFINWWQALQVLTVAIAIQQVKDNLLAPRLMGNLTGLSPVIIFVSLLLGAKVGGVLGVILAIPMTGVVKSVAEIVFEPTLPPQTGSFFHNPFDREPLALASGEPQARVSTGSQLSENANVRNDTSAPS